Genomic window (Chryseobacterium sp. H1D6B):
AAATATATTTCATGGAAAATTTCAAGGCGGTAGCGTAACCTCCGGTATCACGCACAATTCCTTTAGGTTTTCCTGTTGTTCCCGAGGTGTAAAGAAGATAAAGCGGATGAACAGCCTCTACGGAAATACAGGCTGCAGGCTCTGATTTTTCAACCAGTTCTTCATAATCGATTAGTCCTTCAAACATTTCATGCTGGTTATCTACCAGTTTTCGGTTGTAGACAATAATGTGGCCTACTTTATCTTGAGCAAGTTCAATGGCTTTTTCAACAAGCGGTAAATAAGGAATCCTTTTAGAAATTTCTACGCCTGCTGTTGCTGTAATTAAAGCTTTGGGCTTGCAGTCGTCAATCCTTACTACCAGCTCACGGGGAGCAAATCCTCCAAAGACGACATTGTGGATAACTCCGATTCTCGCACAGGCCAGCATGGCAAAAAGTGTCTGCGGAATCATCGGCATATAAATAACTGCGGTATCTCCTTTTTTTAGTCCTAAAGAAGCCAGTCCTCCCGCAAATTTTGAAATTTCTTCTTTAGCTTGATTGAAAGTGTAGGTCTTTTTCTGGCTGGTAACTGGAGAATCATAAATAATAGCGGTCTGATCTCCAAATCCGTCTTCAATATGCTTATCAATGCATAAATAACACATATTGAGTTTCCCGTCAGAAAACCATTGGGTGTAGTTATTTTCATCTTGGGAAAGGGTTTGGGTAGGGAATTCAAACCAGCTGATTTGCTGAGCCTGCTCTTTCCAGAAATTCTCTTTGTCTTCTATACTTCTTCTAAATAAAGTATCTGCATCCATAGTAATAGCTGTTTTTTGTGTTTGATATTTGTTTTCACCCGTCATTCCGAGCGGAGCGAGGAATCTCCTTACTATTCTTAATTTCTCAATAATTCTTAACGGTTTAAAATTTTAATCATTAAGTTTTTATTTAAGCTGTTAAGAATAGTAAGTTTAATAATCTATTAAATTGAGATTCTTCACTGTACTTAAGATCCGTTCTGAATGACAGTGGTCTATGTACTGTCTTTTTATATTCTCATTCTTTTTGTTTTTTTTTCTCTTTATCCTTTTCTCTAAAAGTCTAGACCAACAGATTCTCGATCTGCTGGATCAGTTTTTTTATTGAAAAAGGTTTTGTGACATATGCATCAATTCCTATTTCCATTTCTCTTTCAATCTCTTTTGGATTGTTTTTGGCACTCAGGAATATGACTTTGGTGTTTTTTAAATCTTCCTGCTCTTTAATGATGTCTAATATGCTGTATCCATCAAGATTAGGCATTGAGACATCCAGCAGAATGACATCTGGAACCATTGTTTTTAAAAATTCTGCTACTTCGGTTCCGTTTCTTGCGATAAAAACTCCATATCCGTTTTTTTTTAAACTGTATTCCAGTGACATTAATATTTTATGTTCGTCATCGGCAATAATGATCTTTTTCATAAAGAGTTTCTGTTACTGTTAAGCTTCATGTTTAGTTTTTTATTTTTAGGGAACATGATCATTAAGGGTATTTCAATCGCAGTGTTTTCGGCTTTTATTTCTTCTTAAAAGATGATGGTGTATGCTTTGCCAGAAAAATTTAATAGCCTGAATAACTGCTAAACTATCAAATATATAGAAATTATATCATTTGAAGCGGTGTTCAATTGAGAAGAAGATGTATCGAAGCTTTGAACTTTTTGTGGATATATGCTTTAAAAACTGAATTCTGATTTTAAGCTCTGCTCGGCCGGTTTTGGCTGTATGGGTATTGTTTGTCTGGATTCGAATTTTCAATCAAAGACCATTTAAAAATAGCAGCATTTACAGTAAGGGAATTTAGTATAGAACTTATGGTTATTTAATTAAAGTAAATATTTTATTCATAGATTATCAATTTTTTTTGGCTTTTATTTTGTGAATGACAAATTGTATTGAATAATTTGTTTATGAGAATTTGATATATAGTAATGGTAATACTATAGTTATTATTTAATAATGGTGAAATTTTACCTATTTTTAAATCTTTCCCATTTGATAAGCATATACTTATCTGCAAATTCTGTAATAATCATTCCTGAATTTTTAAGATTTTTTTCCTGTGTAATGTATTCAATAAGTTCATGTTGTTTTAGGATTTTATAGACAGGATGGAATTCTGAATGCGGTGGTCTTGCAATAGTATATTTTTTGATCCATGAGCTGATTGTCACATGAGAAACACCAATAACTCTTTCAATTTCCCGGTAGCTTAATCCTTCAAGATAGAGCTGTAAAGCTTTTATAACATAGTAATCATCTATTTTTTTTCCTAACTTTTTTACAGTGAAATAATAGGTGCAGTCTTTACATAGGAATCTTTGTTTTTCATTAATAATACCGCTTTTTACAATATTGGTACCGCTGCATTTTGGACATTTATTTTCCATATATAAACTTTTAACAAATGTATAATAATTTAGCAAAATAATAAATCCTAAATAAGATATATTATCTTATAAAATAACTTAAAACAAAAATAATATCTTTAAAATTTGTTTTATAAAGAATTTATATTTTAAATTTGCAGAATAATTCAGATAAATAAATGGAAATAGAAATTTCCTCATGCAAGCATTTGATGTACGTAAGTGAAATACAACAAGAAATGTATGATTCTGCACAGAGGAGAGGAACGGGGATTGCGAAACGTTCCATAGAATATTTAAGCGGAAAGATTTTAAGCGGTAACGCTGTGGTCGCTACAGAAAATGGAGAATGGGTAGGATTCTGCTATATAGAAACGTGGTCGCACGGTCAGTTCGTAGCTAATTCAGGTCTCATTGTTTCTCCTAAATTCAGGAATAACGGAGCCGCGACCAAGATCAAGCACAGAGTTTTTGAATTGTCCAGAGAAAAATATCCCAATGCAAAAGTGTTTGGATTGACAACCGGGCTTGCGGTTATGAAAATCAACAGCGATTTGGGATACCGTCCTGTAATTTATTCTGAACTGACACAAGATGAGGAATTTTGGAACGGATGCAAAAACTGTGTGAACTATGATATTTTAATGAAAAAGGAACGCAAAAACTGTCTGTGTACAGCAATGCTTTTTGTTCCTGATCATGATAAAGTAAATATAAAAGCTGGAAATACCCAGCCTGAAAAAGAATATAAAAATGAAATAAACCGTGAGAAATTTGAGTTCTCAGAGCCAAAAGAATCCGGTGGATTTCAGATGACAATTAATAATAAAAAGGATACAGATGAAAAAGAAAGTAATCTTAGCGTTTAGCGGCGGCCTCGATACCTCTTACTGTGCTAAATATCTTAGTGAAACATTAGGATATGAAGTATATGCAGTAACTGTAAATACAGGAGGGTTTTCTAAAGAAGAAGAAAAAGAACTGGAGAAGAAAGCTCTTAATTTAGGAGTAAAAGAGTACAGGTGTATCGACGCGCAGGAAGATTATTACAATTCGTGTGTTAAGTATCTGATTTTTGGGAACGTACTTAAAAATAATACATATCCGCTTTCAGTAAGCGCTGAACGGACGATCCAGGCCCAGAATATTGCAAAAGCAGCTTTGGAAATCGGAGCGGATGCAATTGCCCACGGAAGTACAGGAGCGGGAAATGACCAGGTGCGTTTTGATCTAATTTTTCAGGTGATGTGCCCGGATGTAGAAATCATTACTCCCATCCGTGATATGGCACTTTCCCGTGAGGAAGAAATTGAATTTCTGAAAAGCCACGGCTATGATATGGAATTCCAAAAATCACAGTATTCTGTGAATAAAGGACTTTGGGGAACTTCGGTAGGAGGGAAAGAAACACTCACCTCTAGAAATTCATTACCCGAAGAAGCTTTTCCGTCTCAGATCAAAGTAACGCAGCCTTCAGAATTGGAGATTGAATTCAAAAATGGAGAAATTACAGCGGTGAACGGAGAAAATTTCGAACACGCAGTGAATGCAGTCCAGAAAATTGAACAGCTGGCTTCAGTTTACGGAATCGGCCGTGATATCCATGTAGGAGATACGATTGTTGGAATTAAAGGAAGAGTAGGATTTGAAGCAGCAGCTGCATCTGTCATTATTAAAGCTCATCATTTATTAGAAAAACACACCCTTTCTAAATATCAGCAGATGATGAAATCCCAGCTTTCCGACTGGTACGGAAACTGGCTTCATGAAGCATTGTTTTTAGATCCGGTGATGAGAAATATAGAATCTTTCTTAGCTGATTCTCAGGAAACGGTAAGCGGAAAAGTATTTATAACATTGTATCCATACCGGTTTATTTTAAACGGAATTGAATCTGAGCATGATCTGATGTCGGATAAATTCGGAAGCTACGGAGAAGCGAACAGAGCGTGGACTGGAGAAGATGTAAAAGGATATACGAAAATTGTAAGCAATTCACTGAATATCTATCACCAGATCAACGGAATGAAAATATGAAGACGGCAGGAATTGTAGGAGCAAACGGATATACAGGAAGTGAATTAGTACGTGTTTTAGCTTTTCATCCCAATGTCACATTGAGTTTTTTATATAGCCGGTCTAATTCGGGAACAAAAATTTCAGATTTGTACCCGGATTTAACGGCGGTTTGTGAAATGGATTTAACGGACAAGCCAGAAGAAGTTGATATTCTTTTCTTGTGTCTGCCTCATAAAGAAAGCCAGAATTGGTTAACACAGAACCCTGTTAATGATGAGACTTTAGTCATTGATTTGGGAAATGATTTTCGTTTGGAAGGGAGATTTGGAGAAAGAAATTTTATCTACGGATTACCGGAAATCAATAAAAAAAATCTTTTAAACTCTAAAAGTGTTGCCAACCCTGGATGTTTTGCCACTGCGATTCAGCTGGCACTGCTTCCATTAGCTGAAAAAGGTGTATTGAATGAAGTTTACACCACAGGAATTACAGGTTCTACAGGTGCTGGACAGTCTTTGCAGGCGACCACTCATTTTACATGGAGGAATGACAATATTTCAGCTTACAAAACTTTGACCCATCAGCATGTGGATGAAATCTTACAGCAACTAGATACGCTTAATGATAAAAAAGTGAGTTTAAATTTTGTTCCGTGGAGAGGAGATTTTGCAAGAGGAATTTTTACCAGCTCAACAGTTAAATCAGACTTAGAGCTTTCAGATATTTATCAATTGTATAAAGAGTTTTATGAAGATGAACCTTTTGTAAAGGTGAGTGAAAAAGCAATTGATTTAAAACAGGTTGTCAATACCAACCGCTGTGTGATTCATATAGAAAAGAATGAAAATGTTGTCGTTATTCATTCGGCGGTTGACAATTTGTTGAAAGGGGCTTCCGGACAGGCGGTGCAGAATATGAATATTGCAATGGGCTGGGAAGAGAATCTGGGATTGAATTTAAAACCTGCTGCATTTTAAAAATCAGTTGTCAGTAAGTTGATTGTCAATTTTAAATCAATTCAACTTTTGTTTCTTTTGCTTCAAGGCACAAGAAAATTAAAAAAATAATTAAAAAAGAAATGAATTTATTCAACGTATATCCATTATTCAATATAAACCCAGTTAAGGCCCAAGGTTCTTTTCTTTGGGACGAAAAAGGAGAAAAATATCTTGATTTTTATGGTGGCCACGCAGTGATTTCCATTGGACACAATCATCCGCATTATCAAAATAAGCTAAAAGATCAGTTAGAAAAAATTTCATTCTATTCAAATTCTGTACAGAATGAACTGCAGGCTGAACTTGCTGACAAGCTAGGAAAACTGTCTGGATATGAAGACTACAGCCTTTTCTTATGCAACTCAGGGGCAGAAGCCAATGAAAACGCATTAAAACTGGCTTCATTTCATAATGGAAAAAGCAAAGTGCTTTATTTTTCTGGATCATTTCACGGGAGAACTGCGGCGGCGGTTTCTGTAACGGACAATCCTAAAATTGTAGCGCCTGTAAATTATTCTGAAAGATTCATTAAATCCGGCTGGAACGATATTGAGCAGTTAGAAGAAGTTTTCAAAACGCAGGGAAATGACATTTCATCTGTTATTATTGAAGGAATTCAAGGGGTGGGCGGAATTATGATTCCTACGAAAGGGTTCTTGTTTAAAATTAAAGAATTATGTGAGCAGTATGATGCCGCTTTGATTTTAGACGAGGTGCAGTCAGGTTATGGCAGATCAGGATATTTCTTTGCCCATCAGGAGACTGGAATTGAACCTGATATGATCACGACAGCAAAAGGAATGGGAAATGGTTTTCCGATCGGCGGTGTTTTAATTCATCCAAAGTTTAAAGCAACTAACGGCCTGCTTGGAACTACTTTTGGCGGAAACCACCTGGCCTGTGCAGCGGCGATTGCTGTTTTAGATGTCATGAAAGAGGAGGATCTCATTGGAAATGCTGAAAAAATGGGAAGCTATATTGAAAATGAGATTAAAGATTTTCCACATATTAAATCTATTCGAAGGAAAGGGCTGATGATTGGAGTAGAACTCGACAGAGACTGCTCAGAAGTGAGGAAAAACCTGCTTTATGATCATCATATTTTCACAGGGAATTCTAATGATAAGGCTGTGCTGAGGATTCTGCCGGCGCTTACCATAGAAAAAGAGGAAACTGATCTTTTCATCAATTCCTTGAAAATAGTTTTAAATAATATATAACCGCAAAAGTGACTAAAAGTTCACATAAAATGAAAATCTATGATTTTCAAAAAAAAATTAAGTGCTCTTATTCGGGATCATTTATAGAACTTAAAATAAAACTAACGTGTTTTAAAACTTTGTGACTTTTGTGGTAAAAAGAAAATCTATCAAACATCAATCAAATGAAAAATTTCACCTCTGTAAGTGATATTGAAAACTTACAGGAAATCATAAAAAAAGCTTTAGTTATTAAAGATAATCCGCTTTCAGAAACTGAAAAAGGAAAAGGGAAAACCATAGGGCTTGTATTTTTAAATTCAAGTTTGAGAACCCGTTTAAGCAGTCAGATTGCTGCGCAGAATTTAGGATTAAATGTCCTGACATTAAATGCAGCGCAGGAAGCATGGAATCTGGAGTTTGCAGACGGAGCAGTAATGAACGGAGATACCGTAGAACATATCAAAGATGCCATTGAAGTATTGAACCAGTACTGCGATATTATTGCCGTTCGTTGTTTTGCAGGCATGAAGAGTAAGGAAGATGACGTGAACGAGAGTATTTTAAGTCAGTTTGAAAAACACACAAAAATTCCTGTTATTTCTTTAGAATCAGCAACACGCCACCCGTTACAAAGTTTGGCCGACTGTATCACAATCACAGAAAACTGGAAAGAAAACCGTAAGCCAAAAGTGGTATTGACTTGGGCACCCCACATCAAACCGATTGCTCATGCAGTAGGAAATTCTTTTGCAGAATGGATGCAGGAAATGGATGTTGATTTTGTGATCACCAATCCGGAAGGCTACGATTTGGATAAAAACTTTACAAAAGATATCAAAGTGATTCACAATCAAGATGAAGCGCTGAAAGATGCAGATTTTATTTATGTTAAAAACTGGTCGTCATTTGATGAGTATGCAGCGATGCCTCAAGTGAAAGAAAACTGGATGCTTACCAATGAAAAATTAGCAGGAACTAATGATGCAAAAGTAATGCACTGCCTTCCTGTCCGCAGAAATGTAGAATTAAGCGATGAGGTGATGGACGGCGGCAATTCCATCATTTATCAGCAGGCTAAAAACCGGATTTTCTCAGCACAGGCAGTGTTCAGTGAAATTTTAGATGAAATTAATACTGGTAAATAACTGAATCATGAAAGAGAAACTTTTTGTTGTAAAAATAGGAGGTGCTTTGATTGATGATGAAAAGTTGTTAAATCAGTTTTTAGAGCAGTTTGCAGGCATTCAGGAAAAGAAAATCCTGGTTCACGGCGGCGGAAAATTAGCAACTACGCTGGCGGATAAATTAGGAATTCCGCAGCAGCTGGTCAACGGAAGAAGAATTACAGATAAAGCAACGCTGGATATTGTAGCGATGGTGTATGCAGGAAGTATCAATAAAAATATTGCGGCAAAACTGCAGCAGAAAAACTGTAACGCTATTGGCCTTTCCGGGCCGGATGCGAATGTGATTCAGGCACAGAAAAGAATTCATCCGGAGATAGATTTCGGATTTGTAGGAGATATTGATAAAAAGAGTGTTGATCAGAAAATGATCTCAAATTTTATCAGTCTTGGTCTGGTTCCTGTTTTTTCTGCAGTCACGCACGATAAAAAAGGAAATCTTTTAAATACCAATGCGGATACCATTGCTTCGGTTACCGCGCAGTCAATGTCAGAAATATATGATGTAGAACTGCTGTACTGTTTTGATAAAGAGGGAGTATTGGAAAATGTAGAAGATTCTGATTCAGTTATAAAAAAGGTCTCACAGGACAATTTTTCGACTTTAAAAAAAGCTGGAAAACTGCACAAAGGCATTCTGCCCAAGCTTGAAAATGCACTTAGTGCCATTAAAAATAATGTAAATAAGGTATTCTTGATCAAAGAAACCCGATTGAAAAACCATATAGAAACCCATCATGGAGGAACTGAAATCTGTTTATAATCAAGAAGAACTATTCAATAACGCGGTTGAATTGTTAAAAAAACTGATTGAAATTCCTTCATTCAGCAAGGATGAATACAATACGTCTGCAGAGATCGAAAACTTCTTTAAAAAGCATCAGATCCCGGCAGAACGGTTTAAAAATAACATCTGGGCAGTCAATAAACATTTTGACCAGTCCAAGCCTTCCATTTTGCTGAATACCCATCATGATACGGTGAAACCTAATAAGGCTTACACGCTGGATCCGTTTACAGCCATTGAAAAAGATGGAAAATTGTACGGATTGGGCAGCAATGATGCTGGAGCTTCTTTGGTTGCTTTAGCACAGACGTTTTTGCATTTTTATGAAAAAGAAGATTTAAAATATAATTTAGTTATTGCTTTGACGGCTGAGGAGGAGATTTCTGGATTTGATGGAATTGAAGCCTTATTTCCGAAGCTTCCAAATGTAGAGCTCGCCATTGTAGGAGAACCCACGCAGATGAATCTGGCGGTCGCAGAAAAAGGACTTCTGGTTATTGACGGAGAAATGAAAGGAACTCCTTCTCACGCTGCTCATCCGAATAATGACAATTCAATTGTAAAGTGTCTTGAAGATCTGCAGGGAATTTTAAATTTTAAATTTCCAAAGGTTTCAGATTATTTGGGAGAAGTAAAAATTACGCTCTCAGGAATTCACGCCGGCGTGCAGCATAATGTAGTTCCCGAGGCTTGTAACTTCACACTGGATGTAAGAGTTACAGATGTGTATACTAATGAAGAGGCTTTTGAGATCATCCAGTCACAGATGGAATCTGCTTTAACCGCCAGGTCTTTCAGGCTGAATTCTTCAAAAATTGAGATGGACCATCCTTTTGTAGAGGCAGGTATGGCGATTGGAAGGACAACATACGGCTCGCCGACTTCTTCGGATCAGGCGATCATTCCTTGTACCTCTGTAAAACTTGGTCCCGGAGAAAGCAGGCGCTCCCATACGGCAGACGAGTTTATAGAGCTCAATGAGATCAAAGAGGGTATTGATATTTACATCCGGATTTTGGAAAAAGTGTTGTAGAAATAAGATGGGAGAGGGAAGAGGGAAGTTTATGGCGGTGTGTTAATCACTTCCAGCCTCCAGCCTCAAAACTTCCAGCTTTAAAAATAATTCGATTCTAGTTAGTTTTTTAATGTTTTGACCCAGCCCGGTACGACGGCAATGAAGTTGGGCAGTTTTTAATAAGATTTATGCAAAAAGAAGATTAAAAATGAAAGACCTTTTAAATGTGGAAATGTTTAAAGTCTTGGCAGGAATGTCATGCCGGGTGAAGTCGAAACCATTGAAACGTTAAGATCGAAACACTATATAATATTTTAATAGTAAAAATTATGAAAAAAATATGGCAGAAAGATGACCTTGCCACCAATATATTAGTCAACAAATTTACAGTAGGAAAAGACCTTGATTTTGATGAAAGATTAGCGAAATATGATGTTAAAGGTTCTATGGCTCACTGTAAAATGCTGGCGGAAGTAGGGATTATTTCCAATGAAGAATCGGAGCAGATGCTTTCTGTTTTGTCGTTGATATTACAGCATATCGAAGACGGGACTTTTGAAATCGACCAGCAGGCGGAAGATATCCACTCGCAGATTGAAGCGGTTTTAATTGAGGAATTAGGAGACACTGGAAAAAAGATCCATACGGCAAGATCTAGAAATGATCAGGTTTTACTGGATATCAAATTGTATTTGTTAGATGAAATTCGTGAAATAGCTTCACTTACTAACGGGTTTTTCCAATTGCTGGCTGAGTTAGCTGAAACACATAAAGATATTTTACTTCCGGGATATACCCATCTGCAGATCGCAATGCCTTCTTCTTTCGGACTTTGGTTCGGAGCCTATGCAGAAGCTCTGTTGGATGATGTAGAGCTGTTATTTTCTGTGAAGAATATCATTAATAAAAATCCTTTAGGCTCTGCGGCAGGCTACGGCTCGTCTTTTCCTATCGACCGTGAGAGTACTACTTATAATTTAGGATTTCAGTCGATGAATTATAAC
Coding sequences:
- the argH gene encoding argininosuccinate lyase; the encoded protein is MKKIWQKDDLATNILVNKFTVGKDLDFDERLAKYDVKGSMAHCKMLAEVGIISNEESEQMLSVLSLILQHIEDGTFEIDQQAEDIHSQIEAVLIEELGDTGKKIHTARSRNDQVLLDIKLYLLDEIREIASLTNGFFQLLAELAETHKDILLPGYTHLQIAMPSSFGLWFGAYAEALLDDVELLFSVKNIINKNPLGSAAGYGSSFPIDRESTTYNLGFQSMNYNAVYAQMTRGKSEKLLAMAMASLGGTLGKFAYDVCLYLSQNFDFISFPKEFTTGSSIMPHKKNPDIFELVRARCNRIQSLPNELILLTNNLPSGYHRDVQLTKEILFPAIDSLKECLEILNYTLPNIQVKDGILNDEKYKYLFSVEKINEEVKNGSSFRDAYVKVGQDIENNEFEFEIKNLNHTHQGSIGNLGLDKVSHQFNKLINKILG
- the argB gene encoding acetylglutamate kinase, with protein sequence MKEKLFVVKIGGALIDDEKLLNQFLEQFAGIQEKKILVHGGGKLATTLADKLGIPQQLVNGRRITDKATLDIVAMVYAGSINKNIAAKLQQKNCNAIGLSGPDANVIQAQKRIHPEIDFGFVGDIDKKSVDQKMISNFISLGLVPVFSAVTHDKKGNLLNTNADTIASVTAQSMSEIYDVELLYCFDKEGVLENVEDSDSVIKKVSQDNFSTLKKAGKLHKGILPKLENALSAIKNNVNKVFLIKETRLKNHIETHHGGTEICL
- the argG gene encoding argininosuccinate synthase; translation: MKKKVILAFSGGLDTSYCAKYLSETLGYEVYAVTVNTGGFSKEEEKELEKKALNLGVKEYRCIDAQEDYYNSCVKYLIFGNVLKNNTYPLSVSAERTIQAQNIAKAALEIGADAIAHGSTGAGNDQVRFDLIFQVMCPDVEIITPIRDMALSREEEIEFLKSHGYDMEFQKSQYSVNKGLWGTSVGGKETLTSRNSLPEEAFPSQIKVTQPSELEIEFKNGEITAVNGENFEHAVNAVQKIEQLASVYGIGRDIHVGDTIVGIKGRVGFEAAAASVIIKAHHLLEKHTLSKYQQMMKSQLSDWYGNWLHEALFLDPVMRNIESFLADSQETVSGKVFITLYPYRFILNGIESEHDLMSDKFGSYGEANRAWTGEDVKGYTKIVSNSLNIYHQINGMKI
- a CDS encoding M20 family metallo-hydrolase, which translates into the protein MEELKSVYNQEELFNNAVELLKKLIEIPSFSKDEYNTSAEIENFFKKHQIPAERFKNNIWAVNKHFDQSKPSILLNTHHDTVKPNKAYTLDPFTAIEKDGKLYGLGSNDAGASLVALAQTFLHFYEKEDLKYNLVIALTAEEEISGFDGIEALFPKLPNVELAIVGEPTQMNLAVAEKGLLVIDGEMKGTPSHAAHPNNDNSIVKCLEDLQGILNFKFPKVSDYLGEVKITLSGIHAGVQHNVVPEACNFTLDVRVTDVYTNEEAFEIIQSQMESALTARSFRLNSSKIEMDHPFVEAGMAIGRTTYGSPTSSDQAIIPCTSVKLGPGESRRSHTADEFIELNEIKEGIDIYIRILEKVL
- a CDS encoding helix-turn-helix domain-containing protein: MENKCPKCSGTNIVKSGIINEKQRFLCKDCTYYFTVKKLGKKIDDYYVIKALQLYLEGLSYREIERVIGVSHVTISSWIKKYTIARPPHSEFHPVYKILKQHELIEYITQEKNLKNSGMIITEFADKYMLIKWERFKNR
- a CDS encoding acetylornithine carbamoyltransferase, with protein sequence MKNFTSVSDIENLQEIIKKALVIKDNPLSETEKGKGKTIGLVFLNSSLRTRLSSQIAAQNLGLNVLTLNAAQEAWNLEFADGAVMNGDTVEHIKDAIEVLNQYCDIIAVRCFAGMKSKEDDVNESILSQFEKHTKIPVISLESATRHPLQSLADCITITENWKENRKPKVVLTWAPHIKPIAHAVGNSFAEWMQEMDVDFVITNPEGYDLDKNFTKDIKVIHNQDEALKDADFIYVKNWSSFDEYAAMPQVKENWMLTNEKLAGTNDAKVMHCLPVRRNVELSDEVMDGGNSIIYQQAKNRIFSAQAVFSEILDEINTGK
- a CDS encoding aminotransferase class III-fold pyridoxal phosphate-dependent enzyme, with product MNLFNVYPLFNINPVKAQGSFLWDEKGEKYLDFYGGHAVISIGHNHPHYQNKLKDQLEKISFYSNSVQNELQAELADKLGKLSGYEDYSLFLCNSGAEANENALKLASFHNGKSKVLYFSGSFHGRTAAAVSVTDNPKIVAPVNYSERFIKSGWNDIEQLEEVFKTQGNDISSVIIEGIQGVGGIMIPTKGFLFKIKELCEQYDAALILDEVQSGYGRSGYFFAHQETGIEPDMITTAKGMGNGFPIGGVLIHPKFKATNGLLGTTFGGNHLACAAAIAVLDVMKEEDLIGNAEKMGSYIENEIKDFPHIKSIRRKGLMIGVELDRDCSEVRKNLLYDHHIFTGNSNDKAVLRILPALTIEKEETDLFINSLKIVLNNI
- a CDS encoding GNAT family N-acetyltransferase gives rise to the protein MEIEISSCKHLMYVSEIQQEMYDSAQRRGTGIAKRSIEYLSGKILSGNAVVATENGEWVGFCYIETWSHGQFVANSGLIVSPKFRNNGAATKIKHRVFELSREKYPNAKVFGLTTGLAVMKINSDLGYRPVIYSELTQDEEFWNGCKNCVNYDILMKKERKNCLCTAMLFVPDHDKVNIKAGNTQPEKEYKNEINREKFEFSEPKESGGFQMTINNKKDTDEKESNLSV
- a CDS encoding response regulator is translated as MKKIIIADDEHKILMSLEYSLKKNGYGVFIARNGTEVAEFLKTMVPDVILLDVSMPNLDGYSILDIIKEQEDLKNTKVIFLSAKNNPKEIEREMEIGIDAYVTKPFSIKKLIQQIENLLV
- the argC gene encoding N-acetyl-gamma-glutamyl-phosphate reductase; the protein is MKTAGIVGANGYTGSELVRVLAFHPNVTLSFLYSRSNSGTKISDLYPDLTAVCEMDLTDKPEEVDILFLCLPHKESQNWLTQNPVNDETLVIDLGNDFRLEGRFGERNFIYGLPEINKKNLLNSKSVANPGCFATAIQLALLPLAEKGVLNEVYTTGITGSTGAGQSLQATTHFTWRNDNISAYKTLTHQHVDEILQQLDTLNDKKVSLNFVPWRGDFARGIFTSSTVKSDLELSDIYQLYKEFYEDEPFVKVSEKAIDLKQVVNTNRCVIHIEKNENVVVIHSAVDNLLKGASGQAVQNMNIAMGWEENLGLNLKPAAF